The nucleotide sequence TTTAACATCCATATCTGCATGATATATTGAATAGCCAACACTTACTGTAACCTTGTTTTTATTGCAAAATGCTGCTTCTATTCTGTTTCCTATCTCTTTGGCAATATCAATGTCTGCATCAATAAGGATAACAGCAAACTCATCTCCTCCATACCTGTAACCGGAATCAACAGATTCTCTTATGCAACCCCTGATAATGTCACCAGCATCACGAAGCACCTCATCCCCTGCAAGATGCCCGTATTTATCATTGTATTTTTTAAAATCATTTAGATCCAGCAATATCAGAGCGAGCAGGTTTCTCTGTCTTTTTGCACGCTTTATTTCTTCATTTAATCTGAAATAAAAATGTCTTTGATTATATAGCTCTGTAAGCGAATCGGTAATGGATAACCTGTTCAATTCTTTTCGAAGGTTTCTCTCTGTTATTATCCTGCGAATCTTGGCCTCAAGTTCCTCTATTCCAAAGGGTTTTTTGATAAAATCGCTTGCCCCTGCATTAATTACATCAACATATGTATACCCTTCTGAATAGCCAGTCATT is from Desulfatiglans sp. and encodes:
- a CDS encoding diguanylate cyclase; this encodes MQTVDIDYSKELILIVDDDPFLRETLEKLLEIVGIPSNSASNGDEAMRMIENNSYTMILTDMKMPGVDGMDLIKMVCKNHDVSIIAMTGYSEGYTYVDVINAGASDFIKKPFGIEELEAKIRRIITERNLRKELNRLSITDSLTELYNQRHFYFRLNEEIKRAKRQRNLLALILLDLNDFKKYNDKYGHLAGDEVLRDAGDIIRGCIRESVDSGYRYGGDEFAVILIDADIDIAKEIGNRIEAAFCNKNKVTVSVGYSIYHADMDVKELIGVADKDLYRSKHGKIQK